Genomic DNA from Hymenobacter jejuensis:
GGAATGATGAGGTTAGCCGTTTGCCCGGCACCTACATCAGAACGACGGTAGCGCAACAGGCGGTGGCCATCAGTAGCCACGAAAGTAACTTGGTTGTCAGCCAATTGCACCAAGATACCCGTCATGGCGGGACGCAGCTCGTCGGTGCTAACGGCAAAGATCGTTTTGTTGATGGCCCGCGACAGCGACGACGACGGAATCTCGATCGGCGTCGAACCTTTCACGACCGGCACGCGCGGGAAGTCGGTGGCGTTTTCGCCGGCCAGCTTGTAGCGCCCGTTGGCCGAAGCAATTTCAATGGTGTAGGTTTCCTCGTCCAGCGTAAAAGTAACGGGCTGGTCGGGCAGGTTCTTGAGCGTGTCGAGCAAGATGCGGGCGGGAGCGGCGATGCGGCCCGTTTCACGCGCTTCTACGGGCAACTCCGTGATCATCGACGTCTCCAGGTCGGAGGCCGTAATCGTCAGCTTGCCCTCTTCAATCTCAAAGAGAAAGTTCTCCAGAATCGGCACCACGGGGTTGTTCGTAACCACGCCGTTGATGCTCTGGAGCTGCTTGAGCAAGGCGGAAGACGAGACGATGAACTTCATAAAAGAGGGTGTTTCGCAGGGGTTGGAAGTAAGGAGACAAAGATAGGAAACGCGGCGCGGGTTTTCTAGCAGTGTCTGTCATCTCCTGCTGCAAGCTTCGGTGTCAAAACTTATGACCCTAGGGTATTTCCTTATTAGTTAAAAATTAGCATACCGCCGCTTCCGGCGCCATGCTCGCACCACACCAAATACCCCCAGCAACACCAGCGGCGCCACCAGATTCAGCGTTTGCCAGCGGGTGCGCTGCTCGGTAATTTTGATTTTATCCAGGGGGCGCAGCGTGATCTGTTTGCCGCGCACGGCAATCAGGCCGGTTTCGTCGAGCATGTAGTCTACGGCGTTGAGCACCAGCTCGCGGTTGGCAAATTCGGTATTGGCTAAGCGGTCGAAGCCGAGGCGGTACGGGTTGCCGGTTTTGGGATCGATTTCACTGCGCACAAAGTCGCCGTCGGCAATGAGGAGCACTTTGCCGGGACGCGCCTGCGGTGAAGCAGCGGGTTGAAATTGCATTGTCCCCGGCTTAGCGCGGTTGGCGTACAGCGACTTAAACTGGCCTTCCAAGAGATAGCCCACCGGCACGAAGCTTTGCTTATAGAGCTTGGCATCGGGTTCGAGGCGGGCGTCGTTGAGGTTAATCGGGACGGGCGACGGCAGCACGCGGGAATAGCGCGAAGTAAACAACAGCGGCGTCTTGCGAATACCGACCGCCTTCACCGTGTCGATGCTGGACACAAACTTGGTGTACACCGCATCGAGGTTCCGCGTAATCGGGTGGGCGCTGAACTTGTTGATGAGCGGATAGAACTGCCACGGCATGGGCTCCACATTGGGCTTGTCGCCCACCATGCCCGTCACCAGCGGAATAACGCCGGAGTTGAGGTCGAGCACCAAGTTGGGGTTGACGCGCACGCCGTACTTAAACAGAAGATCCTCTAAATTAAGCTGATACGGAAACGACAGCATGCCGCCGCGCGCCGCACTATCCAGGTTGACGCGCATGGCATCCACGAAAAACAACGCGTTGCCGCCCTGGGTCACAAACTGGTCCAGCTTAAATTTTTCGTCCTCCGAATAAGGCTTCTCTGGCTTGGCCACGATCACGGCGTCGAGGGCGCGCAGGTCGGGCACTTTGTCGAGATGCACACG
This window encodes:
- the gldG gene encoding gliding motility-associated ABC transporter substrate-binding protein GldG; its protein translation is MTPANDLTPSGAAAAPVVASRKRRDLLRFAALVGALLLFNFVGQQFFFRLDLTQEKRYTMSPATKQLLRDLKSPVTVTVYLEGDFPPAFRRLQQSVRETLNEFQVYGGANLHYVFVDPSAASTEKARNDYYATLLKKGLRPTNLAATENGKRVEKIIFPWATIAMGGKEKQVLLLRGNQAAPSDVRLNQSIEGLEYELASTIRKLAPGRRKRIGVVEGHGELNNAQAGDLLGSLQEYYDVYRVHLDKVPDLRALDAVIVAKPEKPYSEDEKFKLDQFVTQGGNALFFVDAMRVNLDSAARGGMLSFPYQLNLEDLLFKYGVRVNPNLVLDLNSGVIPLVTGMVGDKPNVEPMPWQFYPLINKFSAHPITRNLDAVYTKFVSSIDTVKAVGIRKTPLLFTSRYSRVLPSPVPINLNDARLEPDAKLYKQSFVPVGYLLEGQFKSLYANRAKPGTMQFQPAASPQARPGKVLLIADGDFVRSEIDPKTGNPYRLGFDRLANTEFANRELVLNAVDYMLDETGLIAVRGKQITLRPLDKIKITEQRTRWQTLNLVAPLVLLGVFGVVRAWRRKRRYANF
- the dnaN gene encoding DNA polymerase III subunit beta codes for the protein MKFIVSSSALLKQLQSINGVVTNNPVVPILENFLFEIEEGKLTITASDLETSMITELPVEARETGRIAAPARILLDTLKNLPDQPVTFTLDEETYTIEIASANGRYKLAGENATDFPRVPVVKGSTPIEIPSSSLSRAINKTIFAVSTDELRPAMTGILVQLADNQVTFVATDGHRLLRYRRSDVGAGQTANLIIPRKAFNLLKSALPSEATTVRVEFNNSNAFFSFNQMRLVCRLIDERYPDYENVIPVQNPNKLIISRLDFLNSVKRISIYSNKTTHQVRLRLVGSELTVSAEDLDFSNEANEKLPCQYDGEDMEIGFNARFLSEMLSNIDSEEITLELSTPNRAGLLMPTTADDNESILMLVMPVMLNNYV